A genomic segment from Candidatus Methylomirabilis lanthanidiphila encodes:
- a CDS encoding 50S ribosomal protein L20, translated as MPRAKGGFKTRRRRNRVLKEAEGYFGKRSKAYRSAQEAVDRAKRYAYRDRKARKRDFRSLWIIRINAAARLAGLSYSAMMGGLKKAGVTIDRKTMADLAIQDPSAFTKLAETAREQLAA; from the coding sequence ATGCCACGCGCAAAAGGTGGATTTAAGACGAGACGTCGCAGAAACCGGGTTCTGAAAGAGGCAGAAGGATATTTTGGAAAACGCAGTAAGGCCTACAGGAGCGCGCAGGAAGCGGTCGATCGGGCGAAGCGGTACGCCTATCGCGACCGGAAGGCCCGTAAGCGGGATTTCCGCAGTCTGTGGATTATACGGATCAATGCGGCGGCCCGCTTGGCCGGGTTGTCGTATAGCGCGATGATGGGCGGCCTCAAGAAGGCCGGTGTGACGATAGACCGGAAGACCATGGCTGATCTGGCCATCCAGGATCCGTCGGCGTTCACCAAGTTGGCGGAGACCGCCCGGGAGCAGTTGGCGGCCTGA
- a CDS encoding 50S ribosomal protein L35, giving the protein MPKIKTLKGAAKRFKVTGTGKIRRYKASKSHLLTGKSRKRKRNLRQPGLVSKADTARMERLIPYL; this is encoded by the coding sequence GTGCCGAAGATCAAGACACTCAAAGGAGCAGCCAAGCGGTTCAAGGTAACGGGAACCGGCAAGATCAGGCGCTACAAAGCGTCCAAGAGCCACTTGCTGACCGGAAAATCGAGGAAGCGAAAACGAAATCTGCGTCAGCCGGGTCTGGTGTCCAAGGCGGATACGGCCCGGATGGAGCGATTGATCCCGTACTTGTAA